In Actinoplanes lobatus, the DNA window TCGACCGTTTCGTGGCCGTCGGCGAGGCCCGCTACGACAAACTCCTCTACGCCCTGGACCTGCGCGAACTCCGCTAGTTCGGGGCGACCCGGCCGGGGATGGTGGCGATCAGCACGTGGGCGATCGTCCGCCAGCCCAGCCTAGGGTAGAGCATCTGGCCGTCCACGCTCGCGATGAGCAGGCCCTGCTCGGCGCCCGCCGCCACCGCCTCGGCCGCCAGCGAGCCCATCACCGTGCTGGCCAGACCCCGGCGCCGGTGGGCGGCATGTGTCTCGATCTTGTCGGCGACCGCGTCCGTGCCGGACAGCCCGGCGTTGCCCCACGCGGCCACCTCACCCGACTCGTGGACGACGGTGGCCGTCACCACCGCACCGGACCGGACGGTCTCCACCCGGTAGCCGGCGGCCGCCTCCCGCCGGGGATGCTTCCGCAGGTCGATCGCCATCATCGCCTCGGACTTCTGCAGCAGCACCAGCCCGGCCGCCTCCAGCGCCGCGGCCGTCGCGTCCGGATCGATGGTCGCCACGGTCAGCCAGGTCACCGCCCGCTCCGCCGCGACCCGGCCGGCCAGCCCGGCGAGCGTGGCCGGATCCACGTCGAGGGCCAGGTAATCGACATCGCGGGTCGGCTGCCGGGAATCCGACCGCAGCCCGCCGTCGACCGCCTCCGGCGGGGCGACCGAACGCGCCACCGCCCAGCCGTGCTGCCACCGGACGACGGTCTCACGTAGATCAGTCACCCACCCAGTAGATCATCCACACGCGACTACCAGTCCATCCAGCCGTCCAGGCTGGGTTTGCGCAGGTAGGGCGGCTCCTCGAAGTCGATCGCGGTCAGCCACCGGGTGCCCGGCTCGACCCGGTGGCCGATCCTCCGCAGCTCGCGGACCACGACCGGGATGTGCAGGGCGCCGAAGACGACGGCGACCTCCATGTCCTCCGCCGCGAACTCGCCGTCGATCTCCCCGATCGCGCCGAGCAGCAGTTCGTCGCGTTCGGTGAGGATGATCCGGGTCAGGTACTCGTCGGCGAACCGCGGCCTGCTCTCGTCGGTCAGTTCCAGCGACGTCATGCCCTCCACCGGGTCGGACCCGGTGAGAGCCATCTGGATGGCGAGATACGGGGTCATGAGGGCGA includes these proteins:
- a CDS encoding N-acetyltransferase, translated to MTDLRETVVRWQHGWAVARSVAPPEAVDGGLRSDSRQPTRDVDYLALDVDPATLAGLAGRVAAERAVTWLTVATIDPDATAAALEAAGLVLLQKSEAMMAIDLRKHPRREAAAGYRVETVRSGAVVTATVVHESGEVAAWGNAGLSGTDAVADKIETHAAHRRRGLASTVMGSLAAEAVAAGAEQGLLIASVDGQMLYPRLGWRTIAHVLIATIPGRVAPN